From the Streptobacillus felis genome, one window contains:
- a CDS encoding ABC transporter ATP-binding protein: MDDKKQNDLLLEVRNLITSFRIKDTYYNAVDGVSFDLRKNEVLAIVGESGCGKSTLATSIMGLHNPIYTKVSGEINFEGNNLVDFTEKEFNDIRGAKIGMIFQDPLSALNPLMRIGNQIEEGLKYHTNLTPEERVNRVKELITKVGINNPERVMRQFPHELSGGMRQRIIIAIALSCRPDILIADEPTTALDVTIQAQILDLIRELQSDIGAGIILITHDLGVVAEIADRVAVMYAGEIVELASVYDLFRNPQHPYTKSLLSSIPQMDSNSDDDLHVIHGTVPSLKNLPRKGCRFRHRIPWIAEGEHEEVPTLHEVEEGHFVRCTCYKNFYFAKEGEE, encoded by the coding sequence ATGGACGATAAAAAACAAAATGATCTACTATTAGAAGTAAGAAATTTAATAACAAGTTTTCGTATAAAAGATACATATTATAATGCTGTTGATGGTGTAAGTTTTGATTTAAGAAAAAATGAGGTTTTAGCCATAGTTGGTGAGTCTGGTTGTGGTAAATCTACACTTGCAACTTCAATAATGGGATTACATAATCCAATATATACAAAAGTTTCTGGAGAAATTAATTTTGAAGGAAATAATTTAGTTGATTTTACAGAGAAAGAATTCAATGATATAAGAGGAGCTAAAATAGGAATGATATTCCAAGATCCATTATCTGCATTAAATCCTTTAATGAGAATAGGGAATCAAATAGAAGAAGGATTAAAATATCATACAAATTTAACTCCAGAAGAAAGAGTAAACAGAGTTAAGGAATTAATAACAAAAGTAGGGATAAATAATCCAGAAAGAGTTATGAGACAATTCCCGCATGAGTTATCTGGAGGAATGAGACAGAGAATAATAATAGCTATTGCACTTTCTTGTAGACCAGATATACTAATTGCTGATGAACCTACAACAGCATTAGATGTTACTATACAAGCTCAAATTCTTGATTTAATTCGTGAATTACAATCAGATATAGGAGCGGGTATAATACTAATTACACATGACTTAGGAGTAGTTGCTGAGATAGCTGATAGAGTTGCTGTAATGTATGCAGGAGAAATTGTAGAGCTTGCTTCAGTATATGATTTATTTAGAAATCCGCAACATCCATATACTAAATCATTATTAAGTTCTATACCACAAATGGATTCAAACTCTGATGATGATTTACATGTTATACATGGTACAGTTCCATCATTAAAAAATCTTCCAAGAAAAGGATGTAGATTTAGACATAGAATTCCTTGGATAGCAGAAGGGGAACATGAAGAAGTACCAACATTGCATGAAGTTGAAGAAGGACACTTTGTAAGATGCACATGTTACAAAAACTTCTATTTTGCAAAAGAAGGTGAGGAATAG
- a CDS encoding ATP-binding cassette domain-containing protein: protein MSKLIKLEGLKVHYPIRGGFFNTIQDYVKAVDGVSMEIEKGKTYGLVGESGSGKSTIGKSIIGLEKITEGKLFYEGEEINLNRVKRKSMYRKNVQMIFQDSMSSLNPKKRVLDLLSEPLKNFENFTPEQERKRVVELLEIVGMTEDNIVKYPHEFSGGQRQRLGVARAIATNPKLIIADEPVSALDLSVQAQVLNYMKKIQKQLGLSYIFISHDLGVVKHMCDHISIMYKGRFVETGDKKVIYSQPQHIYTKRLIAAIPDVNPLIRDEKRDFRVQIDKEYKELEKVYYDENGKVFDLELFDESNEHYVALKKGGK, encoded by the coding sequence GTGAGCAAATTAATTAAATTAGAAGGACTTAAAGTTCATTACCCAATTAGAGGAGGTTTTTTTAATACTATTCAAGATTATGTTAAAGCCGTTGATGGTGTAAGCATGGAAATAGAAAAAGGAAAAACTTATGGATTAGTTGGAGAATCTGGTTCTGGAAAGTCAACTATAGGGAAATCTATAATAGGATTAGAAAAAATTACTGAAGGCAAACTTTTCTATGAAGGTGAAGAAATTAATTTAAATAGAGTAAAGAGAAAATCAATGTATAGAAAGAATGTGCAAATGATATTCCAAGATTCAATGTCTTCATTGAATCCTAAAAAAAGGGTTTTAGATTTATTATCTGAACCTTTAAAAAACTTTGAGAACTTTACTCCAGAACAAGAAAGAAAAAGAGTAGTAGAATTACTTGAAATAGTTGGTATGACTGAAGATAATATAGTTAAATACCCACATGAGTTTAGTGGAGGACAAAGACAAAGATTAGGTGTTGCAAGAGCGATAGCAACTAATCCCAAATTAATAATAGCAGATGAGCCTGTATCAGCTTTAGATTTATCTGTACAAGCTCAAGTATTAAATTACATGAAAAAAATACAAAAACAATTAGGTTTAAGCTATATATTTATATCTCATGATTTAGGTGTTGTAAAACATATGTGTGATCATATTTCTATAATGTATAAAGGAAGATTTGTTGAAACAGGAGATAAAAAAGTAATTTACTCTCAACCACAACATATTTATACTAAGAGATTAATAGCAGCTATACCTGATGTTAATCCTTTAATTAGAGATGAAAAGAGAGACTTTAGGGTACAAATTGATAAAGAATATAAAGAATTAGAAAAAGTATACTATGATGAAAATGGAAAAGTATTTGATTTAGAATTATTTGATGAATCAAATGAACATTATGTTGCTTTAAAAAAGGGAGGTAAATAA
- the opp4B gene encoding oligopeptide ABC transporter permease — translation MWKTVLRRVIAMIPQLFILSIIVFVVAKLMPGDPFTGLISPTTPPEAIEKLRREAGLYDPLYVQYVNWMKRAFSGNFGISYTYKLPVTRIIGERIYNTFFLSLLSVILMYSIAIPLGILSGRYDGSRLDKIVTVYNFISYAMPTFILSLLMVFIFGYKLRIFPTGGSVDLGYTPGTSAYVINKIYHLLLPAITYALLATTWTIRYLRSEIIDSKSLDYVKTARAKGVPESVVYSKHIFRNSVLPIAAFLGYTITGLFGGSIFIETIFNYPGMGQLFISSISSRDYSVITTLILFYGFLSLLGSLLSDILLMIVDPRIRIE, via the coding sequence ATGTGGAAAACGGTTTTAAGAAGAGTTATTGCAATGATTCCTCAATTATTTATCTTAAGTATTATAGTATTCGTGGTTGCTAAGTTAATGCCAGGGGATCCGTTTACTGGGTTAATATCTCCGACAACACCACCTGAAGCAATAGAAAAATTAAGAAGAGAAGCAGGGTTATACGATCCTTTATATGTTCAATATGTTAATTGGATGAAAAGAGCATTTAGTGGAAATTTTGGTATAAGTTATACATATAAATTACCAGTAACAAGAATAATAGGTGAAAGAATATATAATACATTTTTCTTATCATTATTATCAGTTATTTTAATGTATTCAATTGCAATTCCTTTAGGGATTTTAAGTGGAAGATATGATGGTTCAAGATTAGATAAAATTGTTACAGTTTATAACTTTATAAGTTATGCAATGCCTACATTTATCTTATCATTATTAATGGTATTTATTTTTGGATATAAATTAAGAATATTCCCTACTGGAGGTTCAGTAGATTTAGGATATACACCTGGTACTTCAGCTTATGTAATTAATAAGATATATCACTTATTATTACCAGCTATAACATATGCTTTACTTGCTACAACATGGACTATAAGATACTTAAGAAGTGAAATTATAGATTCAAAATCATTAGATTATGTTAAAACAGCAAGAGCAAAAGGTGTACCTGAATCAGTTGTTTATTCAAAACACATCTTTAGAAACTCTGTATTACCTATAGCAGCTTTCTTAGGTTATACTATTACAGGTTTATTTGGTGGATCTATATTTATAGAAACTATATTTAATTATCCAGGTATGGGACAATTATTTATTTCATCAATATCATCTAGAGATTATTCAGTTATTACAACATTAATATTATTTTATGGATTCTTAAGTTTATTAGGTTCATTATTATCTGATATCTTATTAATGATAGTAGATCCAAGAATTAGAATAGAGTAA
- a CDS encoding ABC transporter permease, whose protein sequence is MKTNEDLELEMDEMHEKSEQKENVDNFKSEVPSGFNVIKREFQKDKAALFSLTLFVSLILIIFISATFFLDVNDVMKVRLLDKYAAPLEGYWLGADYGGRSILGQLIIGARNSIVIGFSVTIITSFIGIVVGVIISYYGGWIENIAMRIIDFISILPTTLIIIVFVTIVPQYNVVTFILIMSVFYWTGTARLIRSKVLSEVRRDYINASKTMGTSDVKIIFRELLPNISSLIIVGLTLGFAGNLGIETGLTFLGYGLPPQVPSLGILISYATAPEVLADKWWVWMPASLLILVIMLCINYIGEALKRASDARQRLG, encoded by the coding sequence ATGAAGACAAACGAAGATTTAGAATTAGAAATGGATGAAATGCACGAAAAATCAGAACAAAAAGAAAATGTTGATAATTTTAAAAGTGAAGTTCCATCAGGATTTAATGTAATTAAAAGAGAGTTTCAGAAAGATAAAGCTGCTTTATTTTCTCTAACTTTATTTGTAAGTTTAATATTAATAATATTTATATCTGCAACATTTTTCTTAGATGTTAACGATGTAATGAAGGTTAGGTTATTAGATAAGTATGCAGCTCCATTAGAAGGTTATTGGTTAGGAGCTGACTATGGTGGGCGTAGTATACTAGGTCAGTTAATTATTGGTGCTAGAAACTCAATAGTAATAGGATTCTCAGTAACTATAATTACATCATTTATTGGAATAGTAGTAGGAGTAATTATTTCTTATTATGGTGGTTGGATAGAAAATATTGCAATGAGAATTATAGATTTCATAAGTATTTTACCAACTACATTAATAATAATAGTTTTTGTTACTATAGTGCCTCAATACAATGTTGTTACATTTATATTAATAATGTCAGTATTTTATTGGACAGGAACAGCAAGACTTATTCGTAGTAAAGTATTATCAGAAGTTAGAAGAGACTATATTAATGCATCAAAAACTATGGGTACTAGTGATGTTAAAATAATTTTTAGAGAATTATTACCAAATATTTCATCTTTAATTATTGTTGGTTTAACTTTAGGTTTTGCAGGGAATTTAGGGATAGAAACAGGATTAACTTTCTTAGGTTATGGTTTACCTCCTCAAGTTCCATCTTTAGGAATATTAATAAGTTATGCAACAGCTCCAGAAGTACTTGCTGATAAATGGTGGGTATGGATGCCAGCATCATTATTAATCTTAGTTATTATGTTATGTATTAACTATATTGGAGAAGCATTAAAGAGAGCTAGTGACGCTAGACAAAGATTAGGATAA
- a CDS encoding Xaa-Pro peptidase family protein, translated as MMITTPKNVEYLTNFACDPHERTLIYALNNKGEEFILCPKLEEEDAKKSTNDITVIGYLDTQNPYEVLKKYTSDISKLGIEKDHLTVSRYESIKDVYNVSEVKDISSLVRNFRKKKNDKELELMEKAAYYADICIDIAVKNLRVGITELELKSIIENEIKKHNICKMSFDTIVLFGENAASPHGVSGSRKLKENEYVLLDLGCYYKGYASDITRCIEFGKVGKFEKEIYDLVLRANTEAIKAVKPGISFAYLDKIARDIITEAGYGKYFNHRLGHGLGMDCHEYPDVSEKTKDLLEPGITFTIEPGIYIPDKVGIRIEDDIFVTEDGCKVLTKYIK; from the coding sequence ATAATGATTACAACACCAAAAAATGTAGAATACTTAACAAATTTTGCATGTGATCCTCACGAAAGAACATTGATATATGCTTTAAATAATAAAGGTGAAGAATTTATTCTATGTCCTAAATTAGAGGAAGAAGATGCGAAAAAATCTACAAATGATATTACAGTTATCGGATACTTAGATACACAAAATCCATATGAAGTTTTAAAAAAATATACTTCTGATATAAGTAAATTGGGAATAGAAAAAGATCATTTAACAGTATCAAGATATGAATCTATAAAAGATGTATATAATGTTTCTGAAGTAAAAGATATTTCATCTTTGGTTAGAAATTTTAGAAAGAAAAAAAATGATAAAGAATTAGAGCTTATGGAAAAGGCAGCATATTATGCTGATATATGTATAGATATTGCAGTTAAAAATTTAAGGGTTGGTATTACTGAACTTGAATTAAAATCAATAATAGAAAATGAAATAAAAAAACATAATATTTGTAAAATGAGTTTTGATACTATTGTATTATTCGGTGAAAATGCAGCTAGTCCACATGGTGTAAGCGGTTCTAGAAAACTTAAAGAAAATGAATATGTTTTACTAGATTTAGGATGTTATTACAAAGGATATGCAAGCGATATTACTAGATGTATAGAATTTGGTAAAGTTGGAAAATTTGAAAAAGAAATATATGATTTAGTATTACGTGCAAATACAGAGGCAATAAAGGCTGTAAAACCTGGAATATCATTTGCATATTTAGATAAAATTGCAAGAGATATAATTACTGAAGCTGGATACGGAAAATATTTCAATCACAGATTAGGTCATGGATTAGGTATGGACTGTCATGAATACCCTGATGTATCAGAAAAAACAAAAGATTTATTAGAACCAGGGATAACATTTACTATTGAACCAGGTATATATATACCTGATAAAGTAGGTATTAGAATTGAAGATGACATATTTGTAACTGAAGATGGATGTAAGGTTTTAACTAAATATATAAAATAA
- the rny gene encoding ribonuclease Y, translated as MVVYILIILIAVIIVLVGYNLTKSKFTKKYGEYSDLELKIFNLKRKLETTKKDVEREIESYKKEETLKVKEELLAQRKLVDEEIKVMKSEILVKEERIAKKEENLELRTNKLEEKEAKLEERKEKIVEIENELNSMIEKEEKELERISGLTSEQAKEIILIKLEDELEYDKARLIRDYEYNLEREKERLAKSAIAIAINKSASDYVADATISVVQLPSEEMKGRIIGKEGRNIRALEAATGVDLIIDDTPEAVVLSSFDGVRREVARLALEKLIQDGRIHPTKIEELVEKCQAEVENSMISAAEEAILEVGIPALPKEVLKTLGKLKFRTSFGQNILQHSIEVAHLCSALATELGVNVDYAKRAGLLHDIGKAFSHEQEGSHAINGADFLRRFSRENEIVINAVEAHHNEVEPTSVEAIIVQAADAISAARPGARRETLSNYLKRLEQLEEIANSHHGIESSYAIQAGRELRLIVKPEEISDDQAVILSREVVKDIEEKMQYPGQIKVTVVRETRATEYAK; from the coding sequence ATGGTTGTTTATATATTAATCATCTTAATTGCGGTAATTATTGTTTTAGTTGGATATAATTTAACTAAAAGTAAATTTACTAAAAAATATGGTGAATATAGTGACTTAGAATTGAAAATATTTAATTTAAAAAGAAAATTAGAAACTACAAAAAAAGATGTAGAAAGAGAAATTGAATCATACAAAAAAGAAGAAACTTTAAAAGTTAAAGAAGAACTTTTAGCTCAGAGAAAATTAGTTGATGAAGAAATTAAAGTTATGAAGTCTGAAATTTTAGTTAAAGAGGAAAGGATAGCTAAAAAAGAAGAAAATTTAGAATTAAGAACTAATAAATTAGAAGAAAAAGAAGCTAAATTAGAAGAAAGAAAAGAAAAAATTGTTGAAATTGAAAATGAATTAAATTCAATGATAGAAAAAGAAGAAAAAGAATTAGAAAGAATTTCAGGTCTTACTTCTGAACAAGCAAAAGAGATAATTTTAATTAAATTAGAAGATGAATTAGAATATGATAAAGCTCGTTTAATTAGAGATTATGAATACAATTTAGAAAGAGAAAAAGAAAGATTAGCAAAATCTGCAATAGCAATTGCAATAAATAAATCAGCTTCAGATTATGTTGCTGATGCAACTATTTCTGTAGTTCAATTACCTAGTGAAGAAATGAAGGGTAGAATTATAGGTAAAGAGGGAAGAAATATTAGAGCTTTAGAAGCTGCAACAGGTGTTGATTTAATTATAGATGATACTCCTGAAGCTGTTGTACTTTCATCTTTTGATGGAGTTAGAAGAGAAGTTGCAAGACTAGCTCTTGAAAAATTAATACAAGATGGAAGAATACACCCTACTAAGATAGAAGAATTAGTTGAAAAATGTCAAGCAGAAGTTGAAAATTCAATGATAAGTGCAGCTGAAGAAGCAATATTAGAAGTTGGAATTCCTGCTTTACCAAAAGAAGTTTTAAAAACTTTAGGTAAGCTTAAATTTAGAACATCTTTCGGGCAAAATATATTACAACATTCAATAGAAGTTGCACATTTATGTTCTGCCTTAGCAACTGAATTAGGTGTAAATGTTGATTATGCAAAAAGAGCTGGATTATTACATGATATAGGAAAAGCATTCTCTCATGAACAAGAAGGTTCTCATGCAATTAATGGAGCAGATTTCTTAAGAAGATTCTCTAGAGAAAATGAAATAGTTATTAATGCTGTAGAGGCACACCACAATGAAGTTGAACCTACTTCAGTTGAAGCAATTATTGTACAGGCTGCAGATGCAATTAGTGCTGCAAGACCAGGTGCTAGAAGAGAAACATTATCAAATTACTTAAAACGTTTAGAGCAATTAGAAGAAATTGCAAATTCACATCATGGAATAGAAAGTTCATATGCTATTCAAGCTGGAAGAGAGTTAAGATTAATTGTTAAACCAGAAGAAATTAGTGATGATCAAGCAGTAATATTATCAAGAGAAGTTGTTAAAGATATTGAAGAAAAAATGCAATATCCAGGACAAATAAAAGTTACTGTTGTTAGAGAAACAAGAGCAACTGAATATGCAAAATAG
- a CDS encoding TIGR00282 family metallophosphoesterase, which translates to MKFAIIGDVVGLPGEDTLFKFLSKRAKNYDFIIVNAENIDRGFGIVPNNAKSMFNYGVDVITLGNHTFDKKEIYDYLNNEERIIRPYNFSKENPGKGYAIIKKNNVKIAVISLQGKVYMNTNHCPFLAVDELIEELKSEVDIIIVDFHAEVTSEKNAMGWNLAGKASLVYGTHTHIQTADERILLNKTGYITDVGMTGGHDGIIGMNKKEIIKKFKNGMPTKYTVCEENKRINGIEVVIDPKNGKTTSITRINLSYEEI; encoded by the coding sequence ATGAAATTTGCAATTATAGGAGATGTAGTTGGATTACCAGGAGAAGATACACTTTTTAAATTTTTATCAAAAAGAGCAAAAAATTATGATTTTATTATAGTAAATGCAGAAAATATAGATAGAGGTTTTGGTATAGTACCAAATAATGCAAAAAGTATGTTTAATTATGGTGTTGATGTAATAACTTTAGGAAATCATACTTTTGATAAAAAGGAAATTTATGATTATTTAAATAATGAAGAAAGAATAATAAGACCATATAATTTTTCTAAGGAAAATCCGGGAAAAGGTTATGCAATAATCAAAAAAAATAATGTTAAAATAGCAGTAATAAGTTTACAAGGTAAAGTATATATGAATACAAATCATTGTCCTTTTTTAGCTGTAGATGAATTGATTGAGGAGTTAAAATCTGAGGTGGATATAATCATTGTAGATTTTCACGCCGAGGTTACGTCTGAAAAAAATGCTATGGGATGGAATTTAGCAGGTAAAGCGTCATTAGTATACGGTACTCACACCCATATACAAACGGCTGATGAAAGAATATTGTTAAACAAAACTGGATATATTACAGATGTTGGTATGACAGGTGGTCATGATGGTATAATAGGTATGAATAAAAAAGAGATAATAAAGAAGTTTAAAAATGGAATGCCAACTAAATATACTGTATGTGAAGAAAATAAGAGAATTAATGGTATAGAGGTGGTTATAGATCCAAAAAACGGTAAAACAACTTCTATTACGAGAATAAATTTATCATATGAAGAAATATAG
- the cmk gene encoding (d)CMP kinase gives MIIAIDGPSGSGKSSVAKAIAKKLNITHLDTGAMYRLLGYKIIKDNLDINNINNINNINNILKELNIDIVGEKFFLDDIDVTKEIRANNVSMMASSVSKIKEVREYMVAMQREISKNKSVILDGRDIGTVVFPDADIKIYLNASASVRANRRYLEDNKLDYNKILEDIIKRDYDDMNREHSPLKKAEDAIEINTDNLSFEEVLNNILELVSDYVCVCNN, from the coding sequence ATGATAATTGCTATTGATGGTCCATCAGGTAGTGGGAAAAGTAGTGTAGCTAAAGCTATAGCAAAAAAATTAAATATTACTCACTTAGATACAGGAGCTATGTATAGATTATTAGGATATAAAATAATTAAAGATAATTTAGATATTAATAATATTAATAATATTAATAATATTAATAATATTTTGAAAGAATTAAATATTGATATTGTAGGAGAAAAATTCTTTTTAGATGATATAGATGTAACTAAAGAAATTAGGGCAAATAATGTATCTATGATGGCTTCTTCAGTTTCTAAAATTAAAGAAGTAAGAGAATACATGGTTGCAATGCAAAGAGAAATATCTAAAAATAAATCTGTCATATTAGATGGTAGAGATATAGGTACAGTTGTATTTCCAGATGCTGATATAAAAATATACTTAAATGCATCTGCAAGTGTAAGAGCGAATAGAAGATATTTAGAAGATAATAAATTAGACTATAATAAAATACTTGAAGATATTATTAAAAGAGATTATGATGATATGAATAGAGAGCACTCTCCTTTAAAAAAGGCAGAAGATGCTATAGAAATAAATACTGATAATTTATCATTTGAAGAAGTATTAAATAATATATTAGAGTTGGTGAGTGATTATGTGTGCGTATGCAATAATTAA
- the alr gene encoding alanine racemase, with protein sequence MCAYAIINLDAYERNLKKIIDKVPSEKIMAVVKANAYGHGSLEIVKRAIKLGVNFFGVARKSEAYEIIEMFSNVNVLILSPISRSEIKEAVSKGIHLTISNFEDIEYILENKIVGNFHYAIETGMGRIGFMEDEIEKAYNLLKPVGIFSHLSSADFDEEYTKLQIEKYARIVSKLDVKYKHLLNSFGSIKYNKEYDLYRVGIIMYGGEMNEIFEPVMTFKARVNHIKILEDDAFIGYSKTYFAKKGDIIATVSCGYADGMLRYMSNKSRVYFNGKFYPIVGNICMDQFMIKVDDEIKIDDFVEIFGEHILVNDLAKELNTISYELLCAVSSRVERSYWTEE encoded by the coding sequence ATGTGTGCGTATGCAATAATTAATTTGGATGCTTATGAAAGAAATTTAAAAAAAATAATTGATAAAGTACCATCTGAAAAAATTATGGCCGTTGTAAAGGCTAATGCTTATGGACATGGTTCATTAGAAATTGTAAAAAGAGCTATTAAGTTAGGTGTAAACTTTTTTGGTGTTGCAAGAAAAAGTGAAGCATATGAGATAATAGAAATGTTTTCAAATGTAAATGTTTTAATACTTTCACCTATATCTAGAAGTGAAATAAAAGAAGCAGTTTCAAAAGGAATACATTTAACTATTTCTAATTTTGAAGATATAGAATATATTTTAGAAAATAAAATAGTAGGTAATTTTCATTACGCTATAGAAACTGGTATGGGTAGAATAGGTTTTATGGAAGATGAAATTGAAAAAGCATATAATTTATTAAAACCTGTTGGTATATTTTCACATCTATCTTCTGCAGACTTTGATGAAGAATATACAAAATTACAAATAGAAAAATATGCTAGAATAGTTTCAAAATTAGATGTAAAATATAAACATTTGTTGAATAGTTTTGGAAGTATTAAATATAATAAAGAATATGATTTATATAGAGTTGGAATAATAATGTATGGTGGAGAAATGAATGAAATATTTGAACCTGTTATGACTTTTAAAGCTAGAGTAAATCATATTAAAATATTAGAAGATGATGCATTTATTGGGTATTCAAAAACTTATTTTGCTAAAAAAGGAGATATAATTGCAACTGTATCTTGTGGTTATGCAGATGGAATGTTGAGATATATGTCTAATAAGTCTAGAGTTTATTTTAATGGTAAATTTTATCCTATAGTTGGTAATATATGTATGGATCAATTTATGATTAAAGTTGATGATGAAATAAAAATTGATGATTTTGTTGAAATTTTTGGAGAACATATATTGGTAAATGATTTAGCTAAAGAGTTAAATACCATTAGTTATGAATTATTATGTGCTGTTTCTTCGAGAGTTGAAAGAAGTTATTGGACGGAGGAATAA
- a CDS encoding CvpA family protein, with translation MILDILIVILTIFFIIGGYRKGFVKSAFNLIKLLVVIYFTPIFLPLVELFTNIKTDNTLFRYVAYFLIFIFLYILISILVNFITKLLSITPLGIVNKLLGAVFGFIKSSIIILITIIILLFLSNKTESAKELLNKSVLVEYISIYTGRYNSLFPKFISEKLDEFRIENLEKNFKRSLLKDIEEGK, from the coding sequence ATGATTTTAGATATATTAATTGTGATATTAACAATATTTTTTATAATAGGTGGTTATAGAAAAGGTTTTGTCAAGTCTGCTTTTAACTTGATAAAACTTTTAGTAGTAATTTATTTTACTCCTATATTCTTACCTTTAGTGGAGCTATTTACTAATATCAAAACAGATAATACATTATTTAGATATGTAGCATATTTCTTGATTTTTATATTCTTATATATATTAATATCTATTTTGGTAAATTTTATTACAAAATTATTATCAATTACGCCATTAGGTATAGTAAATAAATTATTAGGAGCTGTTTTTGGATTTATTAAATCAAGTATTATTATTCTTATTACTATAATAATATTATTATTTCTTTCAAACAAAACAGAAAGTGCGAAAGAGTTATTAAATAAATCGGTATTAGTAGAATATATTTCAATATATACAGGTAGATATAATTCTTTATTTCCTAAGTTTATTTCTGAAAAACTTGATGAATTTAGAATAGAAAATCTTGAAAAGAATTTTAAAAGAAGTCTTTTAAAAGATATAGAAGAGGGTAAGTAA
- a CDS encoding M16 family metallopeptidase — MVKIVDILGIKTIINKIEDDASFTLSICFNTGSMEEKENEKGISHMLEHMMFTGTNKRNNFEISEEMDFYGAKYNAYTSKEITCYYFTSLSNKQKITSEIFFDMITDPIFPEDQIKKEKEIIFEEIKMSKDDIWSVVYEQMQENLFKGNVKYNVIGTEESVGIINRDMLIDYYRRNYTRDNMIISVSGNFDELLLENQIKEYFSRLLPNKTILDFEKNDLIKIDYIDQKVINQVNIYLLTKNTSYKKTIKDYYIEFCLECIMGDGFSSRLFQEVREKRGLAYLVNTINLEYQDLKTFAIYIGTSTNKYKEAIDVTYNVIDDLIKNGVTERELEKVKNSILSSRASSKENSKIVGKYINMYRKFGDIYTDKEVEKILLSITVKDINEKAKSLLKDFSTCVIGDIDGK; from the coding sequence ATGGTGAAAATAGTAGATATTTTGGGTATAAAAACAATAATTAATAAAATTGAAGATGATGCTTCATTTACATTATCTATATGCTTTAATACAGGTTCTATGGAGGAAAAAGAAAATGAAAAAGGTATTTCTCATATGTTAGAGCATATGATGTTTACAGGAACAAATAAAAGAAATAATTTTGAGATATCAGAAGAAATGGATTTTTATGGAGCTAAGTACAATGCTTATACTTCTAAAGAAATAACTTGTTACTACTTTACTTCTTTATCTAATAAGCAAAAAATTACTTCCGAAATATTTTTTGATATGATAACGGATCCAATTTTCCCTGAAGATCAAATAAAAAAAGAAAAAGAAATTATCTTTGAAGAAATAAAGATGTCTAAAGATGATATATGGTCAGTTGTTTATGAACAAATGCAAGAAAATTTATTTAAAGGTAATGTTAAATATAATGTTATAGGAACAGAAGAAAGTGTAGGTATAATTAATCGTGATATGTTAATTGATTACTATAGAAGAAACTATACTAGAGATAATATGATAATTTCTGTTTCGGGAAATTTTGATGAATTATTATTAGAAAATCAAATTAAAGAATATTTTTCAAGATTATTACCTAATAAAACTATATTAGATTTTGAAAAAAATGATTTAATAAAAATTGATTATATAGATCAAAAAGTAATTAATCAGGTCAACATATATTTACTAACTAAAAATACTAGTTATAAAAAAACAATTAAAGATTATTATATAGAATTTTGTTTAGAATGTATAATGGGAGATGGATTTAGCTCTAGATTATTTCAAGAAGTTAGAGAAAAAAGAGGTCTTGCATATTTAGTAAATACTATTAATCTTGAATATCAAGATTTAAAAACTTTTGCTATATATATAGGTACATCTACTAATAAGTATAAAGAAGCTATAGATGTTACATATAATGTAATAGATGATTTAATAAAAAATGGAGTTACAGAAAGAGAATTAGAAAAAGTAAAAAATTCTATACTTTCTTCTCGTGCAAGTTCTAAAGAAAATAGTAAAATAGTAGGTAAGTATATAAATATGTATAGAAAATTTGGTGATATATATACAGATAAAGAAGTAGAAAAAATATTACTTTCAATTACTGTAAAAGATATAAATGAAAAAGCTAAATCATTATTAAAAGATTTTAGTACGTGTGTAATAGGAGATATAGATGGTAAATAA